In a genomic window of Occallatibacter riparius:
- the frr gene encoding ribosome recycling factor, whose translation MAVSAMAGIPALKDLYGDLKRRMDQAVATFQSQLGSTRTGRASAHMLDAIKVDYYGTPTPVSQMAQVSTPEAQLILIQPYDPSIVKEIEKAIQASDLGFNPQTDGKIIRIPVPPMTEERRRDVVKHLNKVLEEHRTAVRNVRRDGNDALKKLAKDKKISEDEEKRAMEDVQKMTDEEIRKMEEMCKRKEAEVMQV comes from the coding sequence ATGGCAGTCTCTGCAATGGCCGGGATTCCGGCACTCAAGGATTTGTACGGCGATTTGAAACGGCGCATGGACCAGGCCGTGGCCACGTTTCAGTCGCAATTAGGGTCAACGCGCACGGGGCGCGCCAGCGCGCACATGCTGGATGCAATCAAGGTGGACTACTACGGCACACCGACGCCGGTGAGCCAGATGGCGCAGGTGTCGACTCCGGAAGCGCAACTGATTCTGATTCAGCCTTACGATCCGTCGATTGTGAAGGAGATCGAGAAGGCGATTCAGGCTTCGGATCTGGGATTCAATCCGCAGACCGATGGGAAGATTATCCGTATCCCTGTGCCGCCTATGACCGAGGAGCGGCGTCGCGACGTGGTGAAGCACCTGAACAAAGTGCTTGAAGAGCATCGCACGGCGGTGCGCAACGTGCGCCGCGACGGAAACGACGCGCTGAAGAAGCTGGCCAAGGACAAGAAGATCAGCGAAGACGAAGAAAAGCGCGCCATGGAAGACGTGCAGAAGATGACCGATGAAGAGATCCGCAAGATGGAAGAGATGTGCAAGCGGAAGGAAGCGGAAGTGATGCAGGTGTGA
- a CDS encoding TonB-dependent receptor, with amino-acid sequence MFGFSLCAAGQQATVLGTVTDPSGNALANVNITVTNLESGAAKVIQTNGDGQYVAPELNIGHYRVKAEAASFKTVERQNVALQVGDRVRIDFQMQVGEVQETVTVEADAVRVQTDSGEQSSVITGQQISQLSVSGRSMYQLAALVPGASSQIGAGGMSAGEVNTPVGGDASVEFNGLRQNHNIYLLDGGEDDDRGGAGGMSIAPSSDAIAEFRTLTSNYSADYGLSSAGTMSMVLKSGTRTFHVSAWEFNRNDAFDARNYFNPAPQKVAKLRLNVFGFNAGGPVTLGKFYNPDRKRTFFFYNQEWRRLIQGGLTNQPVPDKATYGGNFGAQTINVPRASAIAPWVLARNCPGGVLPAGVVPGQPFPNNTIPACMISPNATSLLNTGIFPAANTVGADGKPTFIGGNDSPTNLTEEVVRIDHNFSSKWSIFGHFIAEQVSQGFGVSQWSGANVPTVGDTFSNPSYSAVVRATNTINSNLLNEVAFNYNGNRINITPYAGSGLKSLSLPEDYDSSHSRLFTGPNNMNRIPNIDLNGALGSHFEISSWPWHNVADDYQVRDDLSWSKGPHQLKMGASWALYKKVQDLFGQTQGNFNFDGTFTGSDFADYLLGAAKTYNELAVQDHGLWNNVSWAAYFQDDWRMNKNLTLNLGLRWDGIPHTYEANNRMGNFYPELYDHSKAAILLPDGTISPNSPGLGSSPNPILGGVPLYLNGIGIPEHNGVPKGLVNNHWATFGPRLGFAYDVMGNSKTVIRGGFGMMYERIQGNDMYNAGPNIPYSLNVTNNSVMMEDPNILLSTGNAAAKPINPAAIAGMAIDRYKQPVSFQYSVGVQRQLNARTVLSAAYVGNQNRFQNDYHQINLPDQSYLPQLINGAQYTTAPGLPYPGFQSINLSMNEANSHYNSFQVDLNSQFHGLTMRAYYTLSSTVDPTLGGGGGADLANVSNPYLGWKYDSGPGGYDRTHNGAVNFIYDLPFLQRSPNRLLKTMLGNWEISGIVTMTSGLPINPQLTGGQSSNGLPNATNRPDKVANVSYPHKVGEWFDTKAFALPALGQWGNAGFNSLRGPGRDNWNLSVFKSFPFSEDGNRRLEFRAESFNVWNHTEFDAVSNALGASNFGQVTSAFDPRVFQFGGKIYF; translated from the coding sequence ATGTTCGGGTTCTCACTGTGTGCAGCCGGGCAGCAAGCTACCGTGCTGGGCACTGTGACAGATCCGAGCGGGAATGCGCTGGCTAATGTCAACATCACCGTTACCAATCTCGAGTCGGGAGCCGCCAAGGTTATTCAGACTAACGGCGACGGTCAGTATGTCGCGCCGGAGCTGAATATAGGCCACTACCGTGTGAAAGCCGAGGCAGCGAGCTTCAAAACTGTCGAACGGCAGAATGTCGCATTGCAGGTGGGCGATCGCGTTCGCATCGACTTTCAGATGCAAGTTGGAGAGGTTCAAGAAACGGTTACCGTGGAAGCCGATGCGGTACGCGTCCAGACCGACTCGGGCGAGCAGAGCAGCGTGATCACCGGGCAGCAGATCTCGCAGCTCTCCGTAAGCGGGCGCAGCATGTATCAACTTGCCGCGCTGGTGCCTGGCGCATCAAGTCAGATTGGCGCGGGCGGCATGAGCGCCGGCGAGGTCAACACGCCGGTAGGCGGAGACGCGAGCGTGGAATTCAACGGCCTTCGCCAGAACCACAACATCTACCTGCTCGACGGCGGTGAAGATGATGATCGCGGCGGCGCGGGCGGCATGAGTATCGCTCCATCGAGCGATGCCATTGCTGAGTTTCGAACGCTGACCTCGAACTATAGTGCGGACTATGGGCTCTCATCGGCCGGAACGATGTCGATGGTGCTGAAGTCCGGAACCAGAACGTTCCACGTCTCGGCATGGGAGTTCAACCGCAACGACGCCTTCGATGCTCGCAACTATTTCAACCCGGCGCCGCAGAAGGTGGCGAAGCTGCGCCTCAACGTATTCGGCTTCAATGCCGGCGGTCCGGTCACCCTGGGCAAGTTCTACAACCCTGACCGCAAGCGCACCTTCTTCTTCTACAACCAGGAATGGCGGCGACTGATTCAAGGAGGACTGACGAATCAACCCGTGCCCGATAAGGCAACCTATGGCGGCAACTTCGGCGCACAGACCATCAACGTTCCCCGTGCCTCTGCAATAGCACCCTGGGTGCTTGCGCGGAATTGCCCTGGCGGCGTTCTACCTGCAGGTGTTGTGCCGGGGCAGCCGTTCCCAAACAACACGATTCCAGCCTGCATGATCTCCCCGAATGCCACGTCACTGCTGAATACGGGTATCTTCCCCGCCGCGAACACAGTTGGTGCAGACGGCAAGCCCACCTTCATCGGAGGCAATGACTCGCCAACGAATCTGACAGAAGAAGTAGTTCGGATCGATCACAACTTCTCGAGCAAGTGGTCGATCTTTGGGCACTTCATCGCAGAACAGGTTTCGCAAGGGTTCGGCGTCAGCCAGTGGAGCGGAGCGAATGTGCCGACAGTCGGCGACACCTTCAGCAATCCCTCATATAGCGCAGTGGTGCGGGCGACAAACACCATCAACTCGAACCTGCTGAATGAGGTCGCATTCAACTATAACGGCAATCGGATCAACATCACTCCCTATGCAGGATCGGGGCTGAAGAGCCTTTCGCTGCCCGAGGATTACGACTCGTCACACTCGCGGCTCTTCACAGGTCCCAACAACATGAATCGCATTCCCAACATCGACCTGAACGGCGCGCTTGGGTCTCACTTCGAGATTTCAAGCTGGCCATGGCACAATGTCGCGGACGATTATCAGGTTCGTGACGATCTCTCTTGGTCGAAAGGCCCGCACCAGTTGAAGATGGGCGCAAGCTGGGCTCTCTACAAGAAGGTGCAGGATCTGTTCGGCCAGACACAGGGCAACTTCAACTTCGACGGCACCTTCACGGGAAGCGACTTTGCCGACTATCTTTTGGGCGCAGCGAAAACCTACAACGAGCTTGCCGTTCAGGATCACGGCCTCTGGAACAACGTTTCATGGGCCGCCTACTTCCAGGACGACTGGCGCATGAACAAGAATCTGACGCTCAATCTTGGCTTGCGCTGGGATGGCATTCCCCACACTTACGAAGCAAACAACCGCATGGGGAACTTCTATCCCGAGCTCTATGACCACTCGAAGGCGGCCATCCTTTTGCCGGACGGAACGATTAGTCCAAACAGCCCGGGCCTGGGCTCCAGCCCGAATCCGATTCTGGGGGGCGTTCCGCTCTATCTCAATGGCATTGGAATCCCGGAACATAATGGCGTGCCCAAGGGGCTCGTCAACAATCACTGGGCTACGTTCGGGCCTCGTCTAGGATTTGCATACGACGTGATGGGGAATAGCAAGACCGTAATTCGCGGCGGATTCGGGATGATGTACGAGCGCATCCAAGGCAACGACATGTACAACGCCGGGCCCAACATTCCGTACAGCCTCAACGTGACGAATAACAGCGTCATGATGGAAGACCCCAACATCCTACTTTCCACGGGGAATGCGGCGGCAAAACCAATCAATCCCGCCGCTATCGCGGGCATGGCGATCGACCGGTACAAGCAGCCTGTCAGCTTCCAGTACAGCGTGGGAGTACAGCGCCAGTTGAACGCGCGGACTGTTCTTTCAGCCGCCTACGTCGGCAACCAGAACCGCTTCCAGAACGATTACCACCAGATCAATCTCCCTGATCAGAGCTACCTTCCGCAGCTCATCAATGGAGCTCAGTACACCACTGCACCGGGTCTGCCGTACCCCGGATTCCAATCCATCAACTTGTCAATGAATGAAGCCAACTCGCATTACAACTCGTTCCAGGTTGACTTGAACTCACAGTTCCACGGGCTGACCATGCGGGCCTACTACACGCTATCGAGCACCGTCGATCCTACGCTCGGCGGCGGTGGTGGCGCCGACCTGGCGAATGTGTCCAACCCCTATCTTGGATGGAAGTATGACAGCGGGCCGGGCGGATACGACCGGACACACAATGGCGCTGTGAACTTCATCTACGATTTGCCGTTTCTGCAGCGGAGTCCAAACCGGCTCCTGAAAACCATGCTCGGCAACTGGGAGATCTCGGGAATCGTTACCATGACATCCGGTCTCCCGATCAACCCTCAACTCACGGGCGGTCAGAGCAGCAACGGACTGCCGAACGCAACCAACCGGCCTGACAAGGTAGCGAATGTCTCGTATCCCCACAAGGTCGGCGAGTGGTTTGATACGAAGGCATTCGCCCTGCCCGCACTAGGGCAGTGGGGCAACGCAGGTTTCAACTCTCTGCGCGGTCCAGGGCGAGACAACTGGAATCTCTCGGTTTTCAAGAGCTTCCCCTTCAGCGAAGACGGAAACAGGCGCCTCGAGTTCCGCGCGGAGAGCTTCAACGTCTGGAACCATACCGAGTTCGACGCGGTCAGCAACGCTCTGGGGGCCAGCAACTTTGGCCAGGTGACTTCGGCGTTCGATCCGCGGGTGTTCCAGTTCGGCGGAAAGATCTACTTCTAA
- the lipA gene encoding lipoyl synthase: MDLVQIAPARTAPAPKPEWLKARAPMGENYHSLKRLARSLNLHTVCESAHCPNIGECWHHKTATFMMLGNLCTRRCGFCAVPKGRPEPIDFDEPRRVAEAVAALGLEFAVITSVNRDDDLVGGARVFAMVIHEIRQQAPGCKVEVLIPDFQGNREAIQIVVDARPEILNHNIESVPRLYRVVRSGARYERTLELLRYAKELNPAGVTKSGIMVGLGEETHELLEVFQDLANVGCDILTMGQYLRPSRDHLPMTRLYTPREFAELKAEALKMGFRHVESGPLVRSSYHAHEQAASTGLTVLA; encoded by the coding sequence ATGGACCTGGTTCAGATTGCGCCGGCGCGCACAGCTCCCGCTCCAAAGCCCGAGTGGCTGAAGGCCCGTGCGCCAATGGGCGAGAATTACCACTCGCTGAAGCGGCTGGCACGCTCGCTTAACCTGCATACCGTGTGCGAGAGCGCGCACTGCCCCAATATAGGGGAGTGCTGGCATCACAAGACCGCCACCTTTATGATGCTCGGCAACCTGTGCACGCGACGGTGCGGATTCTGCGCCGTTCCCAAAGGCCGGCCCGAGCCCATCGACTTCGATGAGCCACGCCGCGTGGCGGAGGCCGTGGCAGCGCTAGGGCTCGAGTTCGCGGTGATCACCAGCGTGAATCGCGACGACGACCTGGTGGGCGGCGCACGGGTGTTTGCAATGGTGATCCACGAGATTCGCCAGCAGGCTCCTGGTTGCAAGGTGGAAGTGCTGATACCGGACTTTCAGGGAAACCGCGAGGCGATTCAGATTGTTGTCGATGCGCGTCCGGAGATCCTAAACCACAATATTGAGTCGGTGCCGCGGCTCTATCGTGTGGTGCGCTCGGGTGCCAGGTATGAGCGCACACTGGAGCTGCTGCGCTATGCGAAGGAACTAAACCCCGCGGGCGTGACGAAGTCCGGCATCATGGTCGGGCTGGGCGAGGAGACGCATGAGCTGCTCGAGGTCTTCCAGGATCTGGCCAACGTAGGCTGCGACATCCTTACGATGGGGCAGTACCTGCGGCCATCGCGCGATCACCTGCCGATGACGCGGCTCTATACGCCTCGGGAGTTTGCCGAGTTGAAGGCCGAGGCGCTGAAGATGGGATTCCGGCACGTGGAGAGCGGGCCGCTGGTGCGGTCGAGCTATCACGCACATGAGCAAGCCGCGTCGACGGGATTGACGGTACTGGCATAA
- a CDS encoding PadR family transcriptional regulator, translating into MGKSTETPRDLFPGALEMMILESLRRQPAHGYALVQHIQQRSKNLLQVEEGSLYPALQRLLKSKLVKAEWAVSPSTNRRVRTYEITKAGLHHLEREISSFDRMLEGIQMVLGPARRTANS; encoded by the coding sequence ATGGGAAAAAGCACAGAGACACCTCGCGACCTCTTCCCGGGCGCACTGGAGATGATGATCCTCGAGTCACTTCGGCGCCAACCGGCGCACGGTTATGCGCTGGTCCAGCACATCCAACAGCGCTCCAAGAATCTACTTCAGGTGGAAGAGGGCTCCTTATATCCAGCCTTGCAGCGGCTGCTGAAGTCCAAGCTCGTCAAGGCCGAGTGGGCTGTTTCACCTTCGACCAACCGCCGGGTGCGCACGTACGAGATCACCAAAGCCGGCCTGCATCACCTCGAACGCGAAATATCCAGCTTTGACCGCATGCTGGAGGGCATTCAGATGGTGCTCGGGCCTGCGCGGCGCACCGCGAATTCCTAG
- a CDS encoding ABC transporter permease gives MSWLERIFRRRSLYDELDEEVREHIEEKTEQLMRLENLSRVEARHAAVRAFGNPTLVQTRSREVWQWPKLESFVADLRLALRRLRKSPGFGITVLLTLAIGIGANTAVFTVVDSILLKPLPYPQPEQLVAVWLHAPGAAGLTNFAEGLRLSPSMYLTFAEHNRTFKSIGVWISGTANVTGIAKPEEVKATYISDGVLQAFDVPPAAGRWILTADQVPHTHEVAMLSYGYWQRRFGGDASVIGRSIQVDSHTREIIGVMPRGFEVMNQDFDVLIPFAFDPRHQILAGFGYNGIGRMKPGVTVGEADADIARMLNIWMDSWSNEDSGGGGHFYETWKISGAIRPMKQEVIGNIGSVLWVVMGTIGVVMLIACTNVANLLLVRAEGRQQELAIRTALGAGRTRIAREVLTECVLLALIGGVAGIGIAMAGLRLLAAIGPAKLPRVHEISFDARSIAFTLGLSLFSALLFGTIAAMKSMRPNTSLAHASAGRTASVSRDRQRGRNVLVIAQVAMAMVLLISAVLMIRTLAALRDVDPGFADANHVQTLRIAIPQQLIPDAQMTLRLENSIADKLAAIPGVDSAGLVRDVPMDEIDPAWNNIFIEGKDDRAGSAPMRLFNYVSPGYFHTQGTRLVAGRDYAWDDIYGLRSVGIVSENLARESWGSAQAAIGKRFRIMPTQAWIEVVGVAQDVHQNGVDEESPATVYWPVMVKVPWANNAIDTQRFVTFVLHSDRAGTDSLRGEIQQAVWQVNGNLPVASMQTQGDLYSRSMARTSFTLVMLAIAGAMALALSLIGIYGVISYAVSQRTREIGIRMALGARKSELRWMFVRSALALTGIGVVIGLGAAAGVARMLKALLFGVSPLDPISFAAVPFLLAAASALASFVPASRVASVNPVDALKDE, from the coding sequence ATGAGCTGGCTGGAACGAATCTTCCGCCGTCGCAGCCTTTACGACGAACTCGACGAAGAAGTACGTGAACATATCGAAGAGAAAACCGAGCAGCTCATGCGCCTCGAGAATCTTTCCCGGGTTGAGGCACGGCACGCAGCGGTTCGTGCATTCGGGAATCCCACCCTTGTCCAGACTCGGAGCCGCGAAGTGTGGCAGTGGCCCAAGCTCGAATCGTTTGTTGCTGACCTGAGACTCGCGTTGCGCCGTCTGCGCAAATCACCCGGATTCGGCATCACCGTTCTTCTCACGCTGGCAATCGGTATCGGGGCCAACACCGCGGTCTTTACCGTCGTCGACAGCATTCTGCTGAAGCCGCTGCCCTATCCGCAGCCGGAGCAACTGGTTGCCGTATGGCTGCACGCTCCGGGAGCAGCCGGCCTTACCAATTTCGCCGAAGGACTCCGTCTTTCTCCGTCAATGTACCTGACCTTCGCCGAACACAACCGCACATTTAAGTCCATCGGCGTATGGATCTCAGGCACAGCAAATGTCACGGGCATCGCGAAGCCTGAAGAGGTGAAAGCAACGTACATCAGCGACGGCGTGCTGCAGGCGTTCGATGTCCCGCCAGCGGCAGGGCGCTGGATCCTGACGGCGGACCAGGTCCCGCATACTCACGAAGTCGCGATGCTGAGCTACGGCTACTGGCAGCGGCGCTTTGGCGGTGATGCTTCCGTGATCGGACGAAGTATCCAGGTCGACTCCCATACGCGCGAGATCATCGGCGTGATGCCGCGCGGGTTTGAGGTGATGAACCAGGACTTCGACGTGCTGATTCCGTTCGCTTTCGATCCGCGGCACCAGATTCTAGCAGGCTTCGGCTACAACGGCATTGGCCGCATGAAACCCGGTGTGACGGTTGGCGAGGCGGACGCGGACATCGCTCGGATGCTCAACATCTGGATGGATTCGTGGAGCAACGAAGACAGCGGCGGCGGTGGGCACTTCTACGAGACGTGGAAGATCTCAGGGGCCATCCGCCCGATGAAGCAGGAAGTGATCGGCAACATAGGCAGCGTGCTCTGGGTGGTGATGGGTACGATTGGCGTGGTGATGCTGATTGCCTGCACCAACGTGGCGAATCTGTTACTGGTACGAGCCGAGGGGCGGCAGCAGGAACTGGCCATTCGCACGGCGCTGGGCGCGGGGCGGACACGCATTGCCCGCGAAGTATTGACCGAGTGTGTGCTGCTCGCTCTGATCGGCGGCGTGGCCGGCATTGGGATCGCGATGGCCGGCTTGCGGTTACTGGCCGCCATTGGGCCCGCGAAGCTTCCGCGCGTGCATGAAATATCTTTTGATGCACGTTCGATTGCATTCACGCTGGGACTCTCGCTGTTTTCCGCACTTCTCTTCGGGACCATCGCAGCGATGAAGTCGATGAGGCCGAATACATCGCTGGCGCACGCCTCCGCCGGGAGGACCGCAAGCGTCAGCCGTGATCGTCAACGCGGGCGCAATGTGTTGGTCATCGCGCAAGTGGCCATGGCTATGGTTCTGCTGATCAGCGCTGTGCTGATGATCCGTACGCTGGCGGCGCTGCGCGATGTCGACCCTGGGTTTGCCGACGCGAATCACGTGCAAACTCTACGCATCGCGATTCCACAGCAACTCATTCCCGACGCGCAGATGACCTTGCGTCTCGAGAACAGTATTGCCGACAAGCTGGCCGCCATTCCCGGCGTAGACTCGGCCGGATTGGTTCGGGACGTGCCTATGGATGAAATCGACCCAGCCTGGAACAACATCTTCATCGAGGGCAAGGACGATCGTGCCGGAAGCGCCCCCATGCGCCTGTTCAATTACGTCTCGCCAGGATACTTCCATACCCAGGGAACCCGCCTGGTCGCCGGTCGCGACTACGCGTGGGACGACATCTACGGGCTACGTTCGGTGGGGATTGTCTCAGAGAACCTGGCGCGAGAGTCCTGGGGCTCGGCCCAAGCCGCCATTGGCAAGCGTTTCAGGATCATGCCGACTCAGGCCTGGATCGAGGTCGTTGGCGTGGCCCAGGACGTGCATCAGAATGGCGTGGACGAAGAGTCTCCTGCAACCGTGTACTGGCCTGTCATGGTGAAGGTGCCGTGGGCAAACAACGCGATTGACACTCAGCGGTTCGTGACTTTTGTCCTGCATAGTGATCGCGCCGGAACCGACAGTCTTCGCGGCGAGATTCAACAGGCGGTGTGGCAGGTAAATGGCAATCTCCCCGTCGCGTCGATGCAGACGCAAGGCGATCTCTACAGCCGTTCCATGGCGCGGACCTCATTCACACTCGTGATGCTGGCCATCGCCGGCGCTATGGCTCTTGCGCTCAGCCTCATCGGCATCTATGGCGTCATCTCCTACGCCGTATCACAACGCACGCGCGAGATTGGAATCCGCATGGCTCTGGGAGCGCGCAAGAGCGAACTTCGCTGGATGTTTGTGCGCTCCGCTTTGGCGCTCACGGGGATCGGCGTCGTCATCGGCCTGGGAGCCGCGGCCGGCGTCGCGCGGATGTTGAAGGCTCTCTTGTTCGGTGTGAGCCCTCTCGATCCGATCAGCTTCGCCGCCGTGCCGTTCCTTCTGGCTGCCGCATCGGCCTTGGCGAGTTTCGTGCCGGCCTCCCGTGTTGCGTCGGTGAATCCGGTGGATGCGCTGAAGGACGAATAG
- a CDS encoding AsmA family protein has product MRMITLGAMSELPEATTWIGDIMRKLLIATGSVVALFFIAMFSLPFFIDVNQYRGTIQTQLQTRLYRPVQLGRMSLGVFPLRVQVQAVNIGEDPRYRSKLPFAQVGQMDVSVKLLPLLSKNIEIKRLTLKRPTIELIKDVTGVWNFSSIGQATQIAPQQQGRNSAPPSAPAKAATGGSGSFALNELRIADGQIAITDLQKRQPRAVYDHIDLTLKDYAPNQPFSIDLAAHLPGKGSELLELSGKGGPVNQAQILMTPFDGKLEMKEVSLSGAQKFLNAAALRGTDASLSGSADLTSSGGRMTSRGSLKIKDAVIRNTEVGYPIAADFDLGDDLNGDAIQINKCDVKLGSTPLSVKGTLNSRSTPAIADLSVSTKDASIEDAARLAAAFGVAFSTSTTIGGKLTANIHAQGPTDRLIMTGAVNGRDLEIKGKGIPSVRVPSLDLTMTPQDIRSAPFTATSGATSLAAQMSIAQYATTSPTLDATLKTINGKVDELLNIANGFGVGATEGMSGSGAITLDVHASGPLKNTSALVFNGTGSMQNASLRMPSLTQPLNVHNARLQFTQNSVNLANLSASLGSTNATGSVSIANFEAPRLTLALAADKLVVGELQKIIVPDKPAKKAELSWDILPVVHAASAGQPGLFKTATGTGTITIGNLVYDRTNLTNVRSNINLDHGVIQLNPLTAQVFGGQINGSITADMRQDISSFAVNAKLTGADVNQLLTSVANTKDSVAGTLNATLNQTLSLPPSGDVTQTLNGPFAFTVSNGKLTKLDLLNELGKIAKFGESAKGYTAFSNMSGTFDIRNGVATTHDLKAALDVGSMAGSGTINLVNQALSLRLTTVLNKSFSQSVGGTGIGGYMNTALANKNGELVLPVMIGGNMGRPVVTPDLQTIAQMKLDNLIPSVGGLLGGKGGTGASGILGTLMGGAQPQQQTQQAKKPAPNQQQQQVQDLLGNLLGGKTQKKTPPPPK; this is encoded by the coding sequence ATGCGCATGATTACCCTGGGCGCCATGAGCGAACTCCCCGAAGCAACAACCTGGATAGGAGACATTATGCGCAAGCTCCTGATCGCGACCGGCAGTGTCGTAGCCCTCTTCTTCATAGCGATGTTCTCCTTGCCGTTCTTTATCGACGTCAACCAGTACCGCGGCACGATCCAAACTCAATTGCAGACTAGGCTCTATCGACCGGTACAGCTCGGCCGCATGTCGCTCGGAGTCTTCCCGCTGCGCGTGCAGGTGCAGGCCGTCAATATAGGAGAGGATCCGCGGTATCGCAGCAAACTTCCGTTTGCGCAAGTGGGACAGATGGACGTCAGCGTGAAGCTTTTGCCGCTGCTCAGCAAGAACATCGAAATCAAGAGGCTCACCCTGAAACGTCCCACCATCGAACTGATCAAGGACGTCACCGGCGTATGGAACTTCAGCAGCATTGGACAGGCGACGCAAATCGCACCACAACAACAGGGCAGGAACTCAGCCCCGCCGTCCGCTCCGGCAAAAGCAGCGACAGGCGGAAGCGGCAGCTTCGCCCTGAACGAGCTCCGCATCGCAGACGGGCAAATCGCCATTACCGATCTGCAGAAGCGCCAGCCGCGCGCGGTATACGACCATATCGATCTGACTCTGAAGGACTACGCACCCAACCAGCCCTTCTCCATCGACTTGGCGGCGCACCTCCCTGGCAAGGGATCCGAACTCCTGGAGTTGAGCGGCAAAGGTGGCCCCGTCAATCAGGCTCAAATTCTGATGACCCCGTTCGACGGAAAGCTGGAGATGAAGGAAGTGTCGCTTTCGGGCGCGCAGAAGTTTCTCAACGCGGCAGCGCTCCGGGGCACCGACGCATCGCTCTCGGGTTCCGCCGATCTGACCAGCTCCGGAGGCAGGATGACCTCCAGGGGTTCGCTCAAAATCAAGGATGCGGTCATTCGCAACACTGAAGTGGGCTATCCCATCGCGGCGGACTTTGATCTTGGCGACGATCTCAACGGCGACGCCATCCAGATCAACAAGTGCGACGTTAAGCTGGGCTCAACCCCGCTCTCAGTGAAGGGAACACTGAATAGCCGCTCCACTCCTGCCATCGCAGACCTCAGCGTATCCACCAAAGACGCTTCCATTGAAGACGCCGCTCGCCTCGCGGCGGCCTTTGGCGTCGCCTTTAGCACCAGCACCACCATCGGCGGCAAACTCACGGCGAACATTCACGCGCAGGGCCCCACGGACCGCCTCATCATGACCGGTGCAGTGAACGGCCGCGACCTCGAAATCAAGGGGAAAGGGATTCCATCCGTCAGAGTGCCGTCACTCGATCTCACCATGACGCCTCAGGACATCCGCTCCGCTCCATTCACGGCCACGTCGGGCGCAACCTCGCTGGCCGCGCAAATGAGCATCGCGCAATACGCAACGACATCTCCCACTCTCGATGCGACGTTGAAGACCATCAACGGCAAGGTGGATGAGTTGCTGAACATCGCCAATGGATTCGGGGTGGGCGCGACGGAGGGCATGAGCGGCAGCGGAGCCATCACTCTCGACGTGCATGCCTCAGGTCCGCTCAAGAACACGAGCGCTCTCGTTTTCAACGGCACCGGCTCCATGCAGAATGCCTCGCTCAGGATGCCATCGCTGACACAGCCACTGAACGTACACAACGCCAGACTTCAGTTCACACAGAATTCAGTGAACCTTGCGAACCTGAGCGCCTCCCTCGGCTCGACCAATGCAACCGGCAGCGTCAGCATCGCCAACTTTGAGGCTCCCCGCCTCACTCTCGCGCTCGCGGCTGACAAGTTGGTTGTCGGCGAACTGCAGAAGATTATCGTTCCGGATAAGCCCGCGAAAAAGGCAGAACTGTCGTGGGACATTCTCCCGGTAGTCCACGCAGCTTCTGCCGGCCAGCCTGGCCTCTTCAAGACTGCGACCGGAACAGGCACCATCACCATTGGCAACCTGGTATATGACCGGACCAACCTCACGAACGTCCGCTCAAACATCAACCTCGATCACGGCGTAATCCAACTCAATCCCCTGACCGCCCAGGTGTTCGGCGGCCAGATCAACGGCAGCATCACGGCCGATATGCGCCAGGACATATCGAGTTTTGCGGTCAATGCAAAGCTCACTGGAGCTGACGTCAACCAATTGTTGACTTCTGTGGCCAACACGAAAGACAGCGTCGCCGGAACGCTGAATGCAACCTTGAACCAGACTCTATCGTTGCCCCCTTCAGGAGACGTGACGCAAACCCTCAACGGGCCGTTCGCCTTTACCGTGAGCAACGGAAAACTCACTAAGCTCGATCTCCTCAATGAGCTAGGCAAAATTGCCAAGTTTGGTGAGTCCGCGAAGGGGTACACGGCGTTTTCGAACATGTCGGGAACATTCGACATCCGAAACGGCGTCGCCACAACTCACGACCTCAAGGCCGCGCTCGACGTCGGCAGCATGGCTGGCAGCGGCACCATTAACCTGGTGAACCAGGCTCTCTCTCTCCGCCTTACGACAGTGCTCAACAAGTCCTTCAGTCAGTCCGTAGGTGGCACCGGCATAGGTGGTTACATGAATACGGCGCTCGCGAACAAGAACGGGGAACTCGTGCTGCCCGTGATGATCGGCGGCAACATGGGCCGGCCCGTGGTGACTCCAGACCTGCAGACCATCGCGCAAATGAAACTCGACAACCTCATTCCGTCAGTTGGAGGACTCCTCGGCGGTAAAGGTGGCACCGGAGCTTCCGGAATTCTGGGCACTTTGATGGGCGGAGCTCAGCCTCAGCAGCAAACGCAACAGGCCAAGAAGCCCGCCCCCAATCAACAACAGCAGCAGGTACAGGATCTACTTGGAAACCTGTTGGGCGGCAAGACTCAGAAGAAAACGCCGCCGCCGCCCAAGTAG